A portion of the Candidatus Poseidoniia archaeon genome contains these proteins:
- the ccsA gene encoding cytochrome c biogenesis protein CcsA gives MNPGDLLLHLNPLLLLASLATGALHLRDGDAEKRLLQRVSLGLLLASLTASLLLLGSYFYRTALEFAYVADYSAVELPLRYKLAGVWAGRDGTLLIWCWAAALALNWELWRGSGAAGGDAAGARRRGDVHQQRVLVLFASGILLALAAIQLAINPFTLSDPLPTEGRGLNPLLQSPWMTIHPPIVFAAYGFAVPLYAAGLAALVARGDAWLDVGRRWARWFWLLTAGALTMGGYWAYTTLGWGGFWAWDPVETSGLLPWLAGTTFLHAAVMGKRKHHYALLGPLLAMMVLLLVLFESFVTRGGIWLSVHAFLPSQGDSAAQRFLAVMADDRSVKGLVLLLGSCLAATGFTTARAYSRAPSPEPRQREKLEEWLDEDTTYFGAIYTQLLILTVTLVLLLTGVNGYLPGFVFETRLALFVALLAAFFAIYTLQRWHPPRQLLGWCGAAAGASVVLGLLLLGARPGSWMAGAALPWAALAGYAALRYLWSFRGKPLLPRLRAWGPYIAHLGIILVALGYGVSYGLDQVETIELEEGETAEAAGFTVTLDEVAMRPGEENRLEAQFRLHRGDKLVVDATAARVNTAGSAEWRTLIYLEHRLDRDIYVTLDEAVPGEGDQPSRATLTVRQIPGIMLVWTGALLTTGGMALTMFTDWAPGKQWLRKFNF, from the coding sequence ATGAACCCGGGCGACCTGCTGCTGCACCTGAACCCGCTGCTGCTACTGGCGTCGCTGGCGACCGGGGCGCTGCACCTGCGCGACGGCGACGCGGAGAAGCGGCTGCTACAGCGCGTTTCGCTGGGGCTGCTGCTGGCGTCGCTGACCGCCAGCCTGCTGCTGCTCGGCTCCTACTTCTACCGCACCGCGCTCGAGTTTGCGTACGTCGCCGACTACTCGGCGGTCGAGCTGCCGCTGCGCTACAAGCTGGCCGGGGTGTGGGCTGGGCGCGACGGGACGCTGCTCATCTGGTGCTGGGCCGCCGCGCTGGCGCTCAACTGGGAGCTGTGGCGCGGGAGCGGCGCGGCGGGCGGCGACGCGGCTGGTGCGCGGCGCCGCGGTGACGTGCACCAACAGCGAGTATTGGTGCTCTTCGCTTCGGGTATCCTGCTGGCGCTGGCGGCCATCCAGCTCGCGATTAACCCGTTCACGCTCTCCGACCCGCTCCCGACCGAAGGACGCGGGCTGAACCCGCTGCTGCAATCGCCGTGGATGACCATTCATCCGCCGATAGTTTTCGCCGCCTACGGCTTCGCGGTGCCGCTCTACGCGGCGGGGCTGGCGGCGCTGGTGGCGCGCGGCGACGCGTGGCTCGATGTAGGGCGGCGCTGGGCGCGCTGGTTCTGGCTGCTGACCGCGGGCGCGCTGACGATGGGGGGCTACTGGGCCTACACGACGCTCGGCTGGGGCGGCTTCTGGGCGTGGGACCCCGTGGAAACGTCGGGGCTGCTGCCGTGGCTGGCGGGCACCACCTTCCTGCACGCGGCGGTGATGGGGAAGCGCAAGCACCACTACGCACTGCTGGGGCCGCTGCTGGCGATGATGGTGCTGCTGCTGGTGCTGTTCGAGTCGTTCGTCACGCGCGGCGGCATCTGGCTCTCGGTGCACGCCTTTCTGCCGTCGCAGGGCGATAGCGCCGCGCAGCGGTTCCTGGCCGTGATGGCTGACGACCGCTCGGTGAAGGGGCTGGTGCTGCTGCTCGGCAGCTGTCTGGCAGCGACCGGTTTCACGACGGCGCGCGCCTACTCGCGCGCGCCGTCGCCCGAGCCGCGGCAGCGCGAAAAGCTCGAGGAATGGCTCGACGAAGACACCACCTACTTTGGAGCAATCTACACCCAGCTGCTCATCCTGACCGTCACGCTGGTGCTGCTGCTGACGGGAGTCAACGGCTACCTGCCCGGCTTCGTCTTCGAGACCCGGCTGGCGCTCTTCGTCGCGCTGCTGGCGGCGTTCTTCGCCATCTACACGCTCCAGCGCTGGCATCCGCCGCGGCAGCTGCTCGGCTGGTGCGGCGCCGCCGCTGGCGCGAGCGTGGTGCTGGGGCTGCTGCTGCTCGGTGCACGCCCCGGCTCGTGGATGGCGGGCGCGGCACTACCGTGGGCCGCGCTCGCCGGCTACGCGGCGCTGCGCTATCTCTGGAGCTTCCGCGGGAAGCCATTGCTGCCGCGGCTGCGCGCGTGGGGGCCGTATATCGCGCATCTCGGCATCATCCTGGTGGCGCTCGGCTACGGCGTTTCCTACGGGCTGGACCAGGTTGAGACCATCGAGCTGGAAGAGGGCGAAACCGCGGAGGCGGCCGGCTTCACGGTGACGCTCGACGAAGTCGCGATGCGCCCCGGCGAGGAGAACCGGCTCGAGGCGCAGTTCCGGCTGCACCGCGGCGACAAGCTCGTGGTTGACGCCACCGCGGCGCGGGTCAACACCGCCGGCAGCGCCGAATGGCGCACGCTCATCTACCTCGAGCACCGCCTCGACCGCGACATCTACGTCACGCTTGACGAGGCGGTCCCCGGCGAGGGCGACCAGCCGAGCCGCGCGACGCTCACCGTGCGGCAGATTCCCGGCATCATGCTGGTCTGGACCGGAGCGCTGCTAACGACGGGCGGCATGGCGCTCACGATGTTCACCGACTGGGCGCCGGGGAAGCAATGGCTACGCAAATTTAATTTCTGA
- a CDS encoding NMD3-related protein, giving the protein MLPSTGGILAPLLSPRSSAASRCLRSVRRANSITGRRCRAVQQCLKCGAPPPLARSVCHACFSAAHSPAEFPQAVQAICCRHCAAREVPGGWELHDSPADAAGAALRGALAWADGLTGNQLDFELRELDPHRFRADGSASGSLDGVALEQRFERDILLEFRACTSCSRQAGGYYEATLQLRTPREAVLAAAVTRVNAALEEGAPQFFATEDGPVRGGYDFQLSSTDRARALARALLLVMGGEVKETSSLVGRREGRDVLRHTFGVRLPPVLADDVVLHDSAAWRVAAIEQRRARLRCASETRPDWKPKLSGLEAARRLGEEREVQVVSRRGRELQLLDPFTLRTVEARAPDAWGGNVSAVRDGGDTWFLWE; this is encoded by the coding sequence ATGCTGCCTTCGACGGGGGGAATACTTGCACCATTGCTCTCACCGCGAAGCAGCGCAGCTTCGCGCTGCTTAAGAAGCGTGCGTCGCGCAAATAGCATAACCGGCCGTCGCTGCCGCGCCGTGCAGCAATGCCTGAAATGCGGCGCTCCGCCGCCGCTCGCGCGCAGCGTGTGCCATGCCTGCTTCAGCGCCGCCCATAGCCCGGCCGAGTTCCCGCAGGCGGTGCAGGCCATCTGCTGCCGCCACTGCGCGGCGCGCGAAGTGCCGGGCGGCTGGGAGCTGCACGACTCGCCGGCGGACGCGGCTGGCGCGGCGCTGCGCGGGGCGCTGGCGTGGGCGGATGGCCTGACGGGGAACCAGCTTGACTTCGAGCTGCGCGAGCTCGACCCGCACCGCTTCCGCGCCGACGGCAGCGCGAGCGGCAGTCTCGACGGCGTCGCGCTCGAGCAGCGCTTCGAGCGCGATATCCTGCTCGAGTTCCGCGCCTGCACCAGCTGCTCGCGGCAGGCGGGCGGCTACTACGAGGCGACGCTCCAGCTGCGGACCCCCCGCGAGGCGGTGCTCGCGGCGGCGGTTACGCGCGTCAATGCCGCGCTGGAGGAAGGCGCGCCGCAATTCTTTGCGACCGAGGACGGGCCGGTGCGCGGTGGCTACGACTTCCAGCTTTCGTCGACCGACCGCGCGCGGGCGCTAGCGCGGGCGCTGCTGCTGGTGATGGGCGGCGAAGTCAAGGAGACGTCGTCGCTGGTCGGCCGCCGCGAGGGGCGCGACGTGCTACGGCACACCTTCGGCGTGCGGCTGCCGCCGGTGCTGGCGGACGACGTCGTGCTCCACGATAGCGCAGCGTGGCGCGTCGCCGCCATCGAGCAGCGACGCGCCCGCCTTCGCTGCGCGTCGGAAACGCGGCCGGACTGGAAGCCGAAGCTCTCCGGGCTGGAGGCGGCGCGCCGGCTGGGCGAGGAGCGCGAGGTGCAGGTGGTGAGCCGGCGCGGACGCGAACTGCAGCTGCTCGACCCATTCACGCTGCGCACGGTCGAGGCGCGCGCGCCCGATGCGTGGGGCGGCAACGTGAGCGCGGTGCGCGACGGTGGCGACACCTGGTTTTTGTGGGAATAG
- a CDS encoding RNA-binding protein, with product MAQFNLRRRHPVNKREARTLNAALGEAHGLEFSYRPGEVELAQSPTGQALLRDGRVIALERGDRWHLAVRGLLVVTPPGGWVQVDMGAVPFLRNGANVMAAGINAVAEAVAKGDLVWVREENHQRPLAVGEASMDGAEMVAATRGKAVKTLHFIGDSIWDFGGDD from the coding sequence ATGGCGCAGTTCAACCTCCGTCGCCGCCACCCGGTCAACAAGCGCGAGGCGCGCACGCTGAACGCGGCGCTGGGCGAGGCGCACGGGCTGGAATTCAGCTACCGCCCCGGCGAGGTCGAGCTGGCGCAGTCCCCGACGGGGCAGGCGCTGTTGCGCGACGGCCGCGTGATTGCGCTTGAGCGCGGCGACCGCTGGCACCTCGCGGTGCGCGGCCTGCTGGTGGTGACACCGCCGGGCGGCTGGGTGCAGGTGGACATGGGCGCGGTGCCATTCCTGCGCAACGGCGCCAACGTGATGGCGGCCGGAATCAACGCTGTCGCAGAGGCGGTCGCGAAGGGCGACCTGGTCTGGGTGCGCGAGGAAAATCACCAGCGGCCGCTGGCAGTGGGCGAGGCGAGCATGGATGGCGCGGAGATGGTCGCCGCCACTCGCGGCAAGGCGGTGAAGACGCTCCATTTTATCGGTGACAGCATCTGGGATTTCGGCGGCGACGATTAA
- a CDS encoding Hsp20/alpha crystallin family protein, with protein sequence MNWKRDEKDDWFSQDWNLDDLFGSLDAEFRRMRKTMDEMMRDAAEGNMPEADGKSPFVWGFSMRSGPDGRPQFEEFGNTSHGLFGPAGQKATVEAGSREPLTDTNETEEEVAITVELPGVSKADIDIDASEQEVVIKVETDARNYYKRLPLRCKVIPDSAKATYTNGILDLVLKKQESEKPQGTRVKVD encoded by the coding sequence ATGAACTGGAAACGAGACGAGAAAGATGACTGGTTCAGTCAGGACTGGAACCTGGACGACCTGTTCGGCAGCCTGGACGCCGAGTTCAGGCGCATGCGCAAGACGATGGACGAAATGATGCGCGACGCTGCCGAAGGCAATATGCCCGAGGCGGACGGCAAGTCTCCCTTCGTCTGGGGCTTCAGCATGCGCTCCGGCCCCGACGGCCGTCCGCAGTTCGAGGAGTTCGGCAACACCAGCCACGGGCTGTTTGGCCCGGCTGGCCAGAAGGCGACGGTGGAAGCCGGCAGCCGCGAGCCGCTAACCGACACCAACGAGACAGAGGAGGAGGTCGCCATTACGGTCGAGCTTCCCGGCGTCTCGAAAGCCGATATTGACATCGACGCCAGCGAGCAGGAAGTCGTAATCAAGGTCGAGACCGACGCGCGCAACTACTACAAGCGGCTGCCGCTGCGCTGCAAGGTCATTCCCGACTCGGCCAAGGCAACTTACACCAACGGTATCCTCGACCTCGTGCTCAAGAAGCAGGAGTCGGAAAAACCGCAGGGCACTCGAGTCAAGGTCGACTGA
- the serS gene encoding serine--tRNA ligase → MLEMARFRDSPAAIFADLEWRGLDRAAAETVIAADERWRSLIDEGNKLRSDRNRISREIGTAKKAGGDTQPLLEQMQTLKQRLPQLEQETAAALAERDTARMRVPNLLDEAVPQGNGPDGNVELAQHGERGDFGFEPKSHNELLETLAGADLERAAKVAGRRFYFLTGGLARLELALVNYAVELLAERGYEPVVPPFVMNREAYEGVVDLGDFEEVMYKIEDHDLYLIATSEHPLTARFRDEILEPKSLPLKFCGLSTNFRREVGAHGLSDRGIWRVHQFAKVEQVAICKPEDSAALHEELLQNAVDLLAGLEVPFRVIDICTGDIGTVAARKFDLEAWMPSVGEWKEVVSASNCTAYQSLRLNMRYRTPDGTATPHTLNATGIATTRTLAAILENCQRADGSVAIPEPLRKWMGDAEALTPA, encoded by the coding sequence ATGCTCGAGATGGCGCGGTTCCGCGACTCGCCCGCAGCGATATTCGCCGACCTCGAGTGGCGCGGGCTTGACCGCGCCGCGGCTGAGACGGTCATCGCCGCTGACGAACGCTGGCGCAGCCTCATCGACGAAGGCAACAAGCTGCGCAGCGACCGCAACCGCATCTCGCGCGAAATTGGCACCGCCAAAAAGGCGGGCGGCGATACGCAGCCGCTGCTCGAGCAGATGCAAACGCTGAAGCAGCGGCTGCCGCAACTCGAGCAGGAGACTGCCGCCGCGCTGGCGGAGCGCGATACAGCACGCATGCGCGTCCCCAACCTGCTCGACGAGGCGGTACCGCAAGGCAACGGCCCCGACGGCAACGTCGAGCTGGCGCAGCATGGCGAACGGGGCGATTTCGGCTTCGAGCCGAAATCGCACAACGAGCTGCTCGAAACGCTGGCGGGCGCCGACCTAGAGCGCGCCGCGAAGGTCGCCGGGCGCCGCTTCTACTTCCTTACCGGGGGACTGGCGCGGCTCGAGCTGGCGCTGGTGAACTACGCGGTCGAGCTGCTGGCGGAACGCGGCTACGAGCCGGTGGTGCCGCCTTTCGTGATGAACCGCGAGGCGTACGAAGGTGTCGTCGATTTGGGCGACTTCGAGGAGGTAATGTACAAAATCGAGGACCACGACCTCTACCTGATTGCCACCTCGGAACATCCTCTGACTGCGCGGTTCCGCGACGAAATCCTCGAGCCGAAATCGCTACCACTAAAGTTCTGCGGACTCTCGACCAACTTCCGGCGCGAGGTGGGCGCGCACGGCCTCTCCGACCGCGGCATCTGGCGCGTCCACCAGTTCGCCAAGGTCGAGCAGGTCGCCATCTGCAAACCCGAGGATTCGGCCGCGCTGCACGAGGAGCTGCTGCAGAACGCGGTCGACCTCCTCGCTGGGCTGGAAGTGCCGTTCCGCGTCATCGATATCTGCACCGGTGACATTGGTACCGTCGCCGCACGCAAGTTCGACCTCGAGGCGTGGATGCCCAGCGTGGGAGAGTGGAAGGAGGTCGTCAGCGCCAGCAACTGCACCGCCTACCAGTCCCTGCGGCTGAACATGCGCTACCGCACCCCCGACGGGACCGCGACGCCGCACACACTCAATGCGACCGGCATCGCCACCACGCGCACGCTGGCCGCCATCCTCGAGAACTGCCAGCGAGCCGACGGCTCGGTCGCCATTCCCGAACCGTTGCGCAAGTGGATGGGCGACGCGGAAGCGCTGACGCCGGCATGA
- the purF gene encoding amidophosphoribosyltransferase: MPLREACGVVGITTATPVLHNLLVGLRALQHRGQESAGVALFDGEHLTRRGMGLVSEALTNFETRFHDAATGIGHVRYSTAGGSSLRNAQPITASFATGELSLAHNGTISNQQELREQWEAEGSAFMSDTDSEIIVRLIAHRLPHAGSMVGAIREAMGRMVGSYSITLLHNDELFAFRDPLGIKPLCLGELPDGHVVASESVALDAMGATFVRDITPGEIVQLTPDSVVSHPPPAGGERAFCMFEYVYFARPDSRMDGTLAYSVRQELGRQLWREHPVEADVVVPVPDSGIAHALGFAEAAGIPYREGLIKNRYVWRSFIQPHDAQRKATINEKLNPMREFLEGQRVVLIDDSIVRGNTSRRIVARVREAGAREVHLRVGCPPIIAPCYLGIDMPSREEFIAPGKSAAEITRDVGADSVAYISIDGLVRAVGKPHDELCLGCISEEYPVPIPGERIRGQATLEEFEA; encoded by the coding sequence ATGCCCCTCCGGGAGGCGTGCGGCGTCGTCGGCATCACCACCGCGACGCCGGTACTCCACAACCTGCTCGTCGGCCTCCGGGCGTTGCAGCACCGCGGGCAGGAATCAGCCGGCGTCGCGCTCTTCGACGGCGAGCACCTGACGCGGCGCGGGATGGGGCTGGTGTCGGAAGCGCTCACCAACTTCGAGACGCGCTTCCACGACGCCGCGACCGGCATCGGCCACGTGCGCTACTCGACCGCCGGCGGCTCCTCGCTGCGTAACGCGCAGCCGATTACCGCCAGCTTCGCGACCGGCGAGCTGAGCCTGGCGCACAACGGCACCATCTCCAACCAGCAGGAGCTGCGCGAGCAGTGGGAAGCCGAGGGCTCCGCCTTCATGTCCGACACCGACTCGGAAATCATCGTGCGGCTCATCGCGCACCGGCTGCCGCACGCCGGCTCGATGGTCGGCGCCATCCGCGAGGCTATGGGGCGCATGGTCGGCAGCTATTCGATTACGTTGCTGCACAACGACGAGCTCTTCGCCTTCCGCGACCCGCTCGGCATCAAGCCGCTCTGCCTCGGCGAGCTGCCCGACGGCCATGTCGTCGCCTCCGAGAGCGTCGCACTCGACGCGATGGGCGCCACTTTCGTGCGCGACATTACGCCGGGCGAGATTGTCCAGCTGACGCCCGACAGCGTCGTTTCGCATCCGCCCCCCGCCGGGGGCGAGCGGGCGTTCTGCATGTTCGAATACGTCTACTTCGCGCGACCCGACTCGCGCATGGACGGGACGCTGGCCTACTCCGTGCGACAGGAACTGGGGCGCCAGCTCTGGCGCGAGCACCCGGTCGAGGCCGACGTCGTGGTGCCGGTGCCCGACTCCGGCATCGCGCACGCACTGGGCTTCGCCGAGGCGGCTGGAATTCCGTACCGCGAGGGGCTCATCAAGAACCGCTACGTCTGGCGCTCGTTCATCCAGCCGCATGACGCGCAGCGCAAGGCGACCATCAACGAGAAGCTGAACCCGATGCGCGAGTTCCTCGAGGGGCAGCGAGTGGTACTCATCGACGACTCCATCGTGCGCGGCAACACTTCGCGCCGCATCGTTGCGCGCGTCCGCGAGGCGGGCGCGCGCGAGGTGCACCTGCGGGTCGGCTGCCCGCCAATAATTGCCCCCTGCTACCTCGGCATCGACATGCCCAGCCGCGAGGAATTCATCGCCCCCGGCAAGAGCGCGGCCGAAATCACGCGCGACGTCGGCGCCGACTCTGTCGCTTATATATCTATCGACGGGCTGGTGCGTGCAGTCGGCAAGCCGCACGACGAGCTCTGCCTCGGCTGCATCAGCGAGGAATACCCGGTCCCGATCCCGGGTGAGCGGATACGCGGACAGGCAACACTGGAAGAGTTCGAGGCGTAG
- a CDS encoding nicotinamide-nucleotide adenylyltransferase, translating into MSVALLPGRFQPFHRGHVAIAQAAVADGHELLVMIGSAQEAGTWENPFSADERREMVAAGMAAAGLAPRAIMAVEDLNDYDRWVAHVVARLGPFDCVYSANTLVQRLFGAAGYPVIAPELQNRRAWEGAAIRQALAAAGAWEAALQPEVAALVRGYGGPERLRALAPG; encoded by the coding sequence ATGAGCGTCGCGCTGCTGCCGGGGCGCTTCCAGCCCTTCCACCGCGGCCATGTCGCCATCGCGCAAGCCGCAGTCGCCGACGGCCACGAACTGCTGGTGATGATTGGCTCGGCGCAGGAGGCGGGAACTTGGGAGAACCCCTTCTCGGCCGACGAGCGGCGCGAAATGGTCGCAGCCGGAATGGCGGCGGCCGGCCTCGCGCCACGCGCAATCATGGCGGTCGAGGACCTCAACGACTACGACCGCTGGGTCGCCCACGTCGTCGCGCGGCTGGGGCCGTTCGACTGCGTCTATTCCGCCAACACACTAGTGCAACGGCTTTTCGGCGCGGCAGGCTACCCCGTTATCGCGCCGGAGCTACAGAACCGCCGGGCGTGGGAGGGCGCCGCCATCCGTCAGGCTTTGGCCGCGGCGGGGGCATGGGAAGCGGCGCTGCAGCCCGAAGTGGCAGCGCTGGTACGCGGCTATGGCGGCCCGGAACGGCTGCGCGCGCTGGCGCCGGGATAG
- a CDS encoding winged helix-turn-helix transcriptional regulator yields the protein MLDQFVRGQIYGYVRANPGDCYSSIRDNLELSNGVVTYHLDILETEGFLRTEIEGTHKRFFPVGVKVEPGPLLHRLQQQILALLTDRSGLSQKEIAENLEVSRQLASYHLGELERRGELESRFWGRFKRYYLVAL from the coding sequence GTGCTGGACCAGTTCGTGCGCGGGCAGATTTACGGCTACGTGCGCGCTAACCCGGGCGACTGCTACTCATCCATTCGCGACAACCTCGAGCTCTCGAACGGCGTCGTGACCTACCATCTCGATATCCTCGAGACCGAAGGATTCCTTCGCACCGAAATCGAAGGGACGCACAAGCGCTTCTTCCCGGTCGGCGTCAAGGTGGAGCCGGGGCCGCTGCTGCACCGGCTCCAGCAGCAAATCCTGGCGCTGCTGACCGACCGCAGCGGGCTGAGTCAGAAGGAGATTGCCGAGAACCTGGAGGTAAGCCGGCAGCTGGCCAGTTACCACCTCGGGGAACTGGAGCGACGCGGAGAACTGGAGTCGCGTTTCTGGGGTCGCTTCAAGCGCTACTATCTGGTCGCGCTCTAA
- the hutI gene encoding imidazolonepropionase, with product MLLLKGATQVASPPASESPLAGDAMGRIELHTRSDVAIRNGRIVEVGRKLDYPEAEVIDARGKVVVPGFVDPHTHLVWAGSREHELEWKLQGRSYQDILADGGGILRTVRETRAANEEELREQSLKRLHNATRTGTTTIEIKSGYGLQREEELKQLRVARWLGEQGLAEVVSTFMGAHALPDDASRGEYLEQLEQMLPEAAALAEYCDVFCEEGAFTVDESRRLLEAAREAGMGLRIHADEFGDSGGGALGAELRVASADHLAGSTLEAIEALRDSGATGILLPGTPLALLSSEFAPARKMVAAGLPLALATDCNPNCYTESMQMVMQLAVFRMGLTPGEALTAATLNGALALGRSNRGAIAPGWRADLLVCDVPDYRHLTYHFGINHVETVIIGGRVVNA from the coding sequence ATGCTGTTGCTGAAGGGTGCGACGCAGGTCGCTTCGCCCCCCGCATCGGAATCGCCGCTGGCGGGCGACGCAATGGGACGTATCGAACTGCACACCCGTAGCGACGTCGCGATTCGCAACGGCCGCATCGTCGAGGTGGGGCGCAAGCTGGACTACCCTGAGGCTGAAGTCATCGACGCGCGCGGCAAGGTGGTGGTGCCCGGTTTCGTTGACCCGCACACCCATCTTGTCTGGGCCGGCTCGCGCGAGCACGAGCTGGAGTGGAAGCTGCAGGGGCGCAGCTACCAGGACATCCTGGCTGACGGCGGCGGCATCCTGCGCACCGTCCGCGAGACCCGCGCCGCCAACGAGGAGGAGCTGCGCGAGCAGTCGCTGAAGCGGTTGCACAACGCGACCCGCACCGGAACGACGACCATCGAGATAAAATCGGGCTACGGACTCCAGCGCGAGGAGGAGCTGAAGCAGCTGCGCGTCGCGCGCTGGCTCGGCGAGCAGGGGCTGGCCGAGGTGGTTTCGACCTTCATGGGCGCGCACGCGCTCCCCGACGACGCGAGCCGCGGCGAATACCTGGAGCAGCTGGAGCAGATGCTGCCCGAGGCGGCGGCGCTGGCCGAATACTGCGACGTCTTCTGCGAGGAGGGCGCTTTCACCGTCGACGAGTCGCGCCGCCTGCTGGAGGCGGCGCGCGAGGCGGGGATGGGCTTGCGCATCCACGCCGACGAGTTCGGTGACAGCGGCGGCGGCGCGCTCGGCGCCGAGTTGCGCGTCGCGTCGGCCGACCATCTCGCCGGCTCGACGCTCGAGGCCATCGAGGCGCTGCGCGATTCGGGGGCGACCGGCATCCTGCTGCCGGGAACGCCGCTGGCGCTGCTCTCGTCGGAGTTCGCGCCGGCGCGCAAGATGGTCGCCGCCGGCCTTCCGCTCGCATTGGCGACCGACTGCAATCCCAACTGCTACACTGAGTCGATGCAGATGGTGATGCAGCTCGCCGTTTTCCGCATGGGGCTGACGCCGGGCGAGGCGCTGACCGCCGCGACGCTCAACGGCGCGCTGGCGCTGGGGCGCAGTAACCGCGGTGCGATTGCGCCGGGCTGGCGCGCCGACCTGCTGGTGTGCGACGTCCCCGACTACCGCCATTTGACCTACCATTTTGGTATCAACCACGTCGAGACCGTGATTATCGGCGGCCGGGTTGTCAATGCCTGA
- a CDS encoding UDP-glucose/GDP-mannose dehydrogenase family protein, producing the protein MRIAVMGTGYVGLVTGATFAAGGHDVACLDILPERVAALNAGDCPIFEPGLPELLAAGLASGKLRGSGEMDAEIAAADLTFICVGTPSRDDGSMDMAQVESAAAAIGDALAAGEREHVVVVKSTVLPRTTEELVLPRVLERSGRDRKAVGFAMNPEFLREGTAVADALQPDRIVIGAADGLALAKLRELYAGAECPVLECDPRTAEMVKYASNAFLAAKVSYANEVANLCEAWGIDFVTVAEGMGLDDRISPRFLRAGAGYGGSCFPKDVKALRAAAAAEDLPAAMLDATLAVNDSQPLLLVAWARDALGSLRGKRVALLGLAFKPDTDDVREARAAVVARALLEAGAAVVGCDPQAAANFGALCDIEIAPSAEAALAGADCAILMTEWPEYAALPPAVFAERMARPLLLDGRRACDAAAMREAGVEYRAIGLGGSE; encoded by the coding sequence ATGCGCATCGCAGTCATGGGAACTGGCTACGTCGGACTCGTCACGGGAGCCACTTTCGCGGCCGGCGGCCACGACGTGGCGTGCCTCGATATCCTCCCCGAGCGGGTCGCAGCGCTCAACGCCGGCGACTGCCCGATTTTCGAGCCGGGGCTCCCCGAGCTGCTCGCCGCCGGCCTCGCGTCGGGGAAGCTGCGCGGCTCGGGCGAGATGGACGCTGAAATCGCGGCGGCCGACCTGACCTTCATCTGCGTCGGCACCCCGTCGCGCGACGACGGCTCGATGGACATGGCACAGGTCGAGTCGGCTGCAGCGGCCATCGGCGACGCGCTCGCCGCTGGCGAGCGCGAGCATGTCGTCGTCGTGAAATCAACGGTTCTGCCGCGGACGACCGAGGAACTGGTGCTGCCCCGCGTGCTCGAGCGCAGCGGCCGCGACCGAAAGGCCGTGGGCTTCGCGATGAACCCCGAGTTCCTGCGCGAAGGCACGGCGGTCGCCGATGCCCTGCAGCCGGACCGCATCGTCATCGGCGCTGCCGACGGGCTGGCGCTGGCGAAGCTGCGCGAACTTTACGCGGGCGCGGAGTGCCCGGTGCTCGAGTGCGACCCCCGCACGGCGGAGATGGTCAAGTATGCCAGCAACGCGTTCCTCGCCGCCAAGGTCTCCTACGCCAACGAGGTCGCGAACCTGTGCGAGGCATGGGGTATTGATTTCGTTACGGTCGCGGAGGGGATGGGGCTCGACGACCGCATCTCGCCCCGCTTCCTGCGCGCCGGCGCCGGCTACGGCGGCTCCTGCTTCCCCAAGGACGTCAAGGCATTGCGCGCCGCCGCCGCCGCAGAAGACTTGCCGGCGGCGATGCTCGACGCGACGCTCGCCGTGAACGACTCGCAGCCGCTGCTGCTGGTCGCGTGGGCCCGCGACGCGCTCGGCTCGCTGCGCGGCAAGCGCGTCGCGCTGCTCGGCCTGGCGTTCAAGCCCGACACCGACGACGTGCGCGAGGCGCGCGCCGCCGTGGTGGCGCGCGCCCTGCTCGAAGCCGGCGCCGCCGTGGTGGGCTGCGACCCGCAGGCGGCCGCCAACTTCGGCGCACTGTGCGACATCGAGATTGCGCCTTCCGCAGAGGCGGCGCTCGCGGGCGCCGACTGCGCCATCCTGATGACCGAGTGGCCCGAGTACGCGGCGCTGCCGCCAGCCGTCTTCGCGGAGCGTATGGCGCGACCGCTGCTGCTCGACGGCCGCCGCGCCTGCGACGCGGCGGCGATGCGCGAAGCGGGCGTCGAGTATCGCGCTATCGGGCTCGGCGGGAGCGAGTAA
- a CDS encoding 50S ribosomal protein L37e, protein MTKGTASFGKRQKKTHIICRRCGRHAYHVRKKRCAACGFGASARQRSYSWAKSH, encoded by the coding sequence ATGACCAAAGGCACGGCATCATTCGGAAAGCGGCAGAAGAAGACCCACATCATCTGCCGGCGCTGCGGTCGTCACGCTTACCACGTTCGCAAGAAGCGCTGCGCCGCCTGCGGCTTCGGCGCCTCCGCGCGCCAGCGCAGCTACAGCTGGGCCAAGTCGCACTGA